The proteins below are encoded in one region of Paenibacillus albus:
- the sigK gene encoding RNA polymerase sporulation sigma factor SigK, protein MPGFFAAIALFIKQLTLLVSYVKNNAFPQPLREEEETKHIQLFMEGNQNSRNILIEHNLRLVAHVVKKFDNTKEDTEDLISIGTIGLIKAIESYSPGKGTKLATFAARCIENEILMHLRSKKKSNKDVSLHDPIGTDKEGNEISLIDILGTEHDDVVEKVQLQIEKAKIYKNLDILDEREKEVIVARFGLETGGEERTQREIAKDLGISRSYVSRIEKRALMKLYHEFYKAKR, encoded by the coding sequence ATGCCTGGTTTTTTCGCAGCGATTGCATTGTTTATTAAACAGCTGACACTTCTGGTTTCTTACGTCAAAAATAATGCGTTTCCTCAACCTTTACGCGAGGAAGAAGAAACGAAGCATATACAGCTGTTCATGGAAGGGAATCAAAATTCCAGAAATATTCTGATCGAACACAATCTGCGGCTGGTCGCGCATGTGGTTAAGAAGTTCGATAATACGAAAGAGGATACCGAAGACTTGATCTCAATCGGTACGATTGGACTCATTAAAGCGATCGAATCCTATTCACCCGGCAAAGGAACAAAGCTCGCTACTTTTGCGGCTCGATGTATAGAAAACGAAATTCTCATGCACCTCCGTTCCAAAAAGAAATCCAATAAAGATGTTTCCTTGCACGATCCGATTGGCACGGATAAAGAAGGCAATGAAATTTCCCTCATCGATATTCTCGGAACCGAGCACGACGATGTCGTCGAGAAGGTGCAATTGCAAATTGAGAAAGCAAAGATTTATAAAAACTTGGATATACTGGACGAGCGCGAGAAGGAAGTTATCGTGGCGCGATTCGGCTTGGAGACCGGCGGGGAAGAAAGAACGCAGCGGGAGATTGCCAAGGATCTGGGGATATCGAGGTCTTATGTCTCGCGTATCGAGAAGCGGGCATTGATGAAGCTGTATCATGAGTTTTATAAGGCGAAGCGATAA
- a CDS encoding aldo/keto reductase family protein, translating into MKFRRLGKSGVKVSEISLGSWLTYGGYVERENAVKSIETAYGLGVNFFDTANVYERGAAEILMGETLRAFPRDSYVLATKVFGQMGDGPNDRGLSRKHIIEQCHASLKRLGAEYIDLYYCHRFDPHTPMEETLRALDDLVRQGKVLYVGVSEWTASQMAEAHAIADRYLLDRIVANQPVYNMFNRYIEKEVIPYGERGGIGQVVFSPLAQGLLTGKYVSVHDLPAESRASKLEGMRKGITEEKIVKVQQLADAAKELDLTVGQLALAWILRQSNVSSALVGASRPEQVAENVKAAGVLLSSEMIERIESILA; encoded by the coding sequence ATGAAATTTCGGAGATTAGGTAAGAGTGGAGTCAAAGTTAGTGAGATTAGTCTTGGCAGTTGGCTCACTTATGGTGGCTATGTCGAGCGGGAGAATGCCGTCAAATCGATAGAAACCGCTTACGGGCTTGGCGTTAATTTCTTCGATACGGCGAATGTATATGAGCGGGGAGCAGCTGAGATACTCATGGGAGAAACGCTGCGGGCATTCCCTCGCGATTCGTACGTGCTCGCGACCAAGGTGTTCGGGCAAATGGGCGACGGTCCTAACGACCGTGGACTTTCACGCAAGCACATCATAGAGCAATGTCATGCCAGCTTGAAGCGGCTGGGAGCCGAATATATTGATCTGTATTATTGCCACCGTTTTGATCCGCACACGCCGATGGAAGAAACTCTTCGCGCGCTTGACGATCTGGTAAGACAAGGAAAAGTACTGTATGTGGGGGTCAGCGAATGGACGGCATCGCAGATGGCTGAAGCTCATGCGATTGCTGATCGTTACCTGCTCGACCGCATCGTTGCCAATCAACCGGTTTACAATATGTTCAATCGATACATTGAGAAGGAAGTCATCCCTTACGGGGAGCGCGGCGGAATCGGACAGGTTGTTTTCTCCCCGCTCGCACAAGGCTTACTGACGGGCAAATATGTCTCTGTGCATGACCTGCCAGCCGAGAGCCGGGCTTCGAAGCTAGAGGGAATGCGAAAAGGGATCACCGAAGAGAAAATCGTCAAGGTGCAGCAGCTCGCAGATGCGGCGAAGGAGCTGGACCTGACAGTCGGACAGCTGGCTTTGGCTTGGATTCTGCGGCAGTCGAACGTAAGCAGCGCCTTGGTAGGCGCAAGTCGGCCTGAGCAAGTTGCTGAGAACGTAAAGGCAGCCGGTGTTCTGCTGAGCTCCGAGATGATCGAGCGCATCGAAAGTATATTGGCATAA